The Labilibaculum sp. sequence ATCGAATAATGACAAAGTATCTTCAGCGTAAGGGTTATAAGATCAATCACAAGAAAGTGTACAGAATAATGAGTAATACAGGACTTTTAAAGCCTAATTCAAGAATTAAAAGAAGTGGTGGTGGGCGCAAGTTCGTAAGATTTAGGAAGGTTCACACAAGCCATCCTATGGAGTGTCTTGAAATGGATATCAAGATGATTTGGATTCCCAATATGGGAAAGAACGCTTATCTTTTATCGATAATTGATGTTCATACTAGAAAAATATTAGGTTATACTTTTGCATTCAATGTAAAGCAAAAAGAGGTGATTGAATTATTATCAACAATTGTCGATGAATATCCAACTCCAGAATCTCTGATAATCAGATCTGATAATGGAAGTCAGTTTATTGCTCGTAATGTGAGAGATTACATTCATTTAGTCGGGTTTGAACAAGAATTTACTCACGTGGCAACACCTGAAGAAAATGCGCATATTGAAGCATATCATGGTACTTTAAAGAGAGATATCTTTGACAGAGTCGATTATCGTACTTTCGGTGAAATACAGCAGATTATAAAAAGATATGTGCCATTCTATAATAGTGAAAGATTACATGGTTTACTTGGGAGAATTACTCCAAATGAAAAGTGGAAGCAGGATCAGCATTTAATTAAAAAGCTAGGGAAAATAGCTTAGTATTATTAAATTTTGACAGAGCCTAAATCGCTCTATAAAAATGAAAATTAAAAAATAGAATAAAACTCTAGGATATCAGGGGTCAAAACAGTTACAATACCTGAGTTTACAGTCGAAGAATTCATAATGAGAAAAAATGAGCTTTCATTAGAAATTAAAAAATGGTTATCTGACCATTGTGATATTAAACTTGATTTGAAACTAGACGAACCCAACCAAATAGAAGAAAACGAAAGCCCCCGCTAGTAAAGAATATTCGATAACATTTTCTACAGAAAAAATGCGATAGCCCAAATTGGGACTATCGCTTTTTTGGTTGTTATGAACTAAACTTTTAAACAATGAACTGAAACAAATCCGTTTTATCGTTCAGGTATTCAAAAATAAAATTTCGCTCGGTCATTCGTTGTTGTATGCGCTCTAAATCGGTAGGGTTTTGCACTTCAATTCCGATCACTGCAGGGCCTTTTTCCCTGCTGCTCTTTTTGTAATATTCAAAATGTGTAATGTCATCACCAGGACTTAATACATCATTTACAAATTCTTTCAGCGCTCCCGAACGCTGCGGGAAACGAACCATGAAATAGTGTTTTAAACCTTCGTACAAAAGGCTTCTTTCTTTGATTTCCTCCATGCGGGTAATGTCGTTGTTGCTTCCGCTTAGCACGCAAACCACATTCTTCCCTTTTATTTCTTTTTTCATTACTTGCAGAGCGGCAATGGATAAAGCCCCTGCAGGCTCAGCCACAATTGCATCCTCGTTGTACATCTGCAAAATGGTTGAGCAGATGAGTCCCTCCGGAACAACCACAATTCCATCCAAAACCTTTTCGCATATTTTCCAGGTAAGATCTCCCACTTTTCTTACTGCAGCACCATCTACAAAGCGGTCAATTGTCTCCAAAGCCACATTGTCCTTTTTTTCGAATGCCATTTTCATGGAAGCAGCCCCTTCGGGCTCAACACCTATA is a genomic window containing:
- a CDS encoding IS3 family transposase, yielding MKDLLKYVGLSESSYYYKEKLNGRKGVLPSKQTKHSNDGLVEERTVVEAIKGVLEHEFIDCGYRIMTKYLQRKGYKINHKKVYRIMSNTGLLKPNSRIKRSGGGRKFVRFRKVHTSHPMECLEMDIKMIWIPNMGKNAYLLSIIDVHTRKILGYTFAFNVKQKEVIELLSTIVDEYPTPESLIIRSDNGSQFIARNVRDYIHLVGFEQEFTHVATPEENAHIEAYHGTLKRDIFDRVDYRTFGEIQQIIKRYVPFYNSERLHGLLGRITPNEKWKQDQHLIKKLGKIA
- the ilvA gene encoding threonine ammonia-lyase IlvA, which translates into the protein MSKEIYYPLMADIVKANRRVQEVVLETPLLKNLNLSSKNEANIYLKREDLQQVRSYKIRGAYNKISSLSKEVLAKGIVCASAGNHAQGVAYSCNKLKCFGKIYMPETTPRQKIKQVKMFGGDQVEIILTGDTFDDASAKANADALELGQTIIHPFDDPKIIEGQGTIGLEILRQLKECIDYLFLPIGGGGLASGVGAWIKEFSPNTKIIGVEPEGAASMKMAFEKKDNVALETIDRFVDGAAVRKVGDLTWKICEKVLDGIVVVPEGLICSTILQMYNEDAIVAEPAGALSIAALQVMKKEIKGKNVVCVLSGSNNDITRMEEIKERSLLYEGLKHYFMVRFPQRSGALKEFVNDVLSPGDDITHFEYYKKSSREKGPAVIGIEVQNPTDLERIQQRMTERNFIFEYLNDKTDLFQFIV